A stretch of the Argentina anserina chromosome 6, drPotAnse1.1, whole genome shotgun sequence genome encodes the following:
- the LOC126798286 gene encoding NAC domain-containing protein 92-like: MENVSAFIKGDEPMELPPGFRFHPTDEELISQYLSPKVINSGFSARAIGEVDLNKCEPWDLPWRAKMGEKEWYFFCVRDRKYPTGLRTNRATEAGYWKATGKDKEIYKAKALVGMKKTLVFYKGRAPKGEKTNWVMHEYRLEGKYSPYNLPKTAKNEWVICRIFQKCSDGKRTHISGLVRESPFGNEFHPSFLPPLMDSPPYNNSDTRTTTVGETSHVSCFSDPMEDQKTQDDIIDSFNNNNNNNNNNNNDNSIGSSNSSHPLASSTSFPFKSSVQNSYFSNQIAPNTGNMQYPDSGFSQDQSIMRLLTEPQAPSMKRSSSNYLGGQDVPSYSAAPMDFDSIWNY, translated from the exons ATGGAAAACGTGTCTGCGTTTATCAAGGGAGATGAGCCGATGGAGTTGCCTCCTGGATTCCGATTTCACCCGACAGATGAAGAACTCATAAGCCAATACCTCTCCCCGAAGGTTATCAACAGTGGCTTCTCTGCGAGAGCTATTGGAGAGGTGGATTTGAACAAGTGTGAGCCTTGGGATTTGCCAT GGAGGGCTAAAATGGGTGAAAAGGAATGGTACTTTTTCTGTGTGAGGGACAGAAAATACCCAACTGGTTTGAGAACTAACCGGGCGACTGAAGCTGGGTACTGGAAAGCCACAGGCAAAGACAAGGAGATTTACAAGGCCAAAGCCCTTGTTGGAATGAAGAAGACTCTTGTTTTCTACAAAGGAAGGGCTCCAAAGGGTGAAAAGACCAACTGGGTCATGCATGAATACAGATTGGAAGGCAAATACTCTCCATATAATCTCCCCAAAACAGCCAAG aaTGAGTGGGTGATTTGCAGAATTTTCCAAAAGTGTAGTGATGGGAAGAGAACTCATATTTCGGGGTTGGTGAGGGAGAGCCCTTTTGGAAATGAATTCCACCCTTCTTTTCTGCCACCATTAATGGATTCTCCACCCTACAACAACAGTGACACAAGAACCACCACCGTTGGCGAAACATCGCATGTGTCCTGCTTCTCCGATCCAATGGAGGATCAGAAAACCCAGGATGACATTATCGACagcttcaacaacaacaacaacaacaataacaacaacaacaacgacAACAGCATCGGCAGCAGCAACAGCAGTCATCCGTTAGCTTCTTCAACCTCATTTCCATTCAAGTCCTCGGTCCAGAACTCTTACTTCTCCAACCAAATTGCACCAAACACCGGAAATATGCAGTACCCCGATTCTGGTTTTTCGCAAGACCAGTCTATTATGAGGTTGCTGACTGAGCCACAAGCTCCAAGCATGAAGCGCAGTTCATCAAATTATTTGGGGGGTCAAGATGTTCCGTCATACTCAGCTGCTCCAATGGACTTTGATTCCATCTGGAATTACTGA
- the LOC126799034 gene encoding pentatricopeptide repeat-containing protein At5g15300 produces the protein MIRKRPNDRSANRQQRSTVFQKCTNLRALKQVHASMVVHGFNSNPSALGELIFASAMAISGTIGYAHKVFVHITEPNTFMWNTMIRGSAQSLRPLNAVVLYTQMENRGSRPDHFTFPFILKACTKLCWVKMGMGIHGKVVRFGFESNASVRNTLIDFHAKCGDLRVATALFDGSAKRDVVAWSALTAGYSRRGKLEAARRLFDDMPVRDLVSWNVMITGYTKQGEMDSARKLFDEVPRRDVVTWNAMIAGYVSCRCIKQALQMFEEMTSLCEKPDEVTMLSLLTACAEVGELEIGERIHSSLLEMGLGEISVIHGNALIDMYSKCGIIERALEVFRWMREKDVSSWNSVIGGLAFHGHAKESINMFEEMRRLKVRADGITFVGVLVACSHAGKVEEGREYFSLMRNKYKIEPNIKHYGCMVDLLGRAGLLDEAFDCIENMEMQTNGIVWRTLLGACKVHGNVELGRRANKQLLEIRGDESGDFVLLSNIYASRGEWHGAEKVRKLMDDSGVKKEAGFSIVEADDSALKHFLLNP, from the coding sequence ATGATCAGGAAGCGACCAAACGACAGGAGCGCCAACCGTCAACAACGGTCAACCGTTTTTCAAAAATGTACCAACCTCCGAGCTCTCAAGCAAGTTCATGCTTCCATGGTCGTCCATGGCTTCAACTCAAACCCTTCCGCTCTCGGTGAGCTCATTTTCGCAAGCGCTATGGCAATTTCAGGCACCATTGGCTATGCTCACAAGGTGTTCGTTCATATTACTGAGCCAAACACTTTCATGTGGAACACTATGATCAGAGGCTCAGCTCAGAGCCTGAGACCACTGAATGCAGTGGTGTTATATACCCAAATGGAGAACCGGGGTTCGAGGCCTGATCACTTCACTTTCCCATTTATTCTTAAAGCCTGCACTAAGCTCTGCTGGGTTAAGATGGGAATGGGGATTCATGGCAAGGTTGTGAGGTTTGGATTTGAGTCAAATGCCTCTGTGAGGAATACCCTTATTGATTTTCATGCTAAATGTGGTGATTTGAGGGTTGCGACCGCGCTTTTTGATGGCTCGGCTAAGAGGGATGTTGTGGCATGGTCCGCGTTGACTGCAGGGTATTCTAGAAGAGGGAAGCTGGAGGCTGCTAGGAGGCTTTTTGATGATATGCCTGTTAGGGATTTGGTTTCTTGGAATGTGATGATAACGGGGTACACGAAGCAAGGGGAAATGGATAGTGCAAGGAAGCTGTTTGATGAGGTTCCGAGAAGAGATGTGGTGACTTGGAATGCAATGATCGCCGGGTATGTGAGCTGCAGGTGTATTAAGCAGGCATTGCAGATGTTTGAGGAGATGACAAGTCTGTGTGAGAAGCCTGATGAAGTGACAATGTTGAGTCTGTTGACTGCTTGTGCAGAGGTTGGAGAGTTAGAAATTGGGGAAAGGATACATTCCTCTCTTCTAGAGATGGGTTTGGGGGAGATAAGCGTCATACATGGCAATGCACTTATAGATATGTATTCCAAGTGTGGCATCATTGAGAGGGCACTTGAAGTGTTTCGGTGGATGAGGGAGAAGGATGTGTCTTCATGGAATTCAGTGATTGGAGGGTTGGCATTCCATGGCCATGCCAAGGAGTCGATTAATATGTTTGAAGAGATGCGGAGGTTGAAAGTCAGGGCTGATGGGATCACATTTGTTGGAGTCTTGGTAGCTTGCAGCCATGCTGGAAAGGTTGAAGAGGGGCGTGAATATTTTAGTCTCATGAGAAATAAGTACAAAATCGAGCCAAACATAAAGCATTATGGCTGTATGGTGGATCTATTAGGGCGTGCTGGGCTGCTAGATGAAGCATTTGACTGCATTGAAAACATGGAGATGCAAACCAATGGCATTGTTTGGAGGACTCTTCTTGGAGCTTGTAAGGTTCATGGAAATGTTGAGTTGGGCAGGCGCGCAAACAAACAGCTACTTGAAATTAGAGGAGATGAGAGTGGGGATTTTGTACTACTATCAAACATATATGCTTCACGAGGCGAGTGGCATGGGGCTGAGAAGGTGAGAAAACTAATGGACGACAGTGGGGTGAAGAAAGAGGCCGGCTTTAGCATAGTTGAAGCAGATGATAGTGCTCTCAAGCATTTTTTGTTGAATCCCTAA
- the LOC126799035 gene encoding casparian strip membrane protein 1, whose protein sequence is MKGAAAMEIGESKVGLTPRSGVNRGAAILDFILRIIAFLGTLVSAIAMGTTRERLPFFTQFLQFRAEYDDLPTLTFFVVANSIVCAYLMFSLALSIFHILRSNAKNSRIILIFFDTGMLALLTAGASAATAIVYLAHKGNVKANWFAICQQFNSFCERISGSLIGSFVAITILVLLILMSAGALSRR, encoded by the exons atgaagggaGCAGCAGCTATGGAGATTGGTGAGTCCAAAGTTGGTTTAACACCAAGAAGCGGGGTGAACAGAGGGGCAGCCATACTCGACTTCATTCTAAGGATAATCGCGTTTCTTGGTACCTTAGTGAGTGCTATAGCTATGGGAACAACCAGGGAACGACTTCCGTTCTTCACACAGTTCCTTCAGTTCAGGGCTGAGTATGATGATCTTCCAACATTGAC GTTCTTTGTGGTTGCCAATTCCATCGTATGTGCCTATCTGATGTTTTCCCTAGCTCTTTCTATCTTCCACATCCTAAGAAGCAATGCAAAGAACAGTAGAATtatcttgatcttcttcgaCACG GGAATGCTGGCTCTTCTGACAGCAGGTGCCTCGGCCGCAACAGCTATTGTATACTTAGCACACAAGGGAAATGTCAAGGCAAACTGGTTTGCAATCTGTCAACAATTCAATTCCTTCTGCGAACGAATCTCTGGCTCGTTGATTGGATCTTTTGTGGCAATTACTATTTTAGTTCTGTTGATCTTGATGTCAGCTGGAGCCCTTTCTCGGCGTTGA
- the LOC126798248 gene encoding pentatricopeptide repeat-containing protein At5g15280, mitochondrial yields the protein MKRSTTTIALYNEILQALSTCSPHKSHIKQVGSLYSLFSLFSTTTTAVSSPSSLTAQINNTQVDLSSNCFIGIAQSVILRCPQYFDKSKGKDFANASLKDLLLEISDLVPEQTRRLRRVSEPKPEDMLELLLGFQLQCGEVGFDARKVESLWGVFKWVSENVKGFKHKPQSCEVMASMLVRVGLLREVEFLLSTVESEGGLLCCQEIYSDLIEGYIVVGELDRAMAVYDRITGRVVPSLQCCGVLLDQLVGMRKTQLAFRVCSDMVEMGFDLRDVKKVTFEGVIRLLCRDGKIQEARDFVKKALAFRLKPNNLVLNEVAYGYCEKKDFDDLMSFYAEIKCAPEVVAGNRIMNSLCSNFGTRRAEPYLRELELLGFNPDEVTFGIMIGWSCRERKLKGALVYLSEMLGRHLNPHICTYNALISGVFMEGLWKHAGKILDEMADKGTAPDLMTFRILLAGYCKVRQFDEAKMIVLDMASHGLIQNSSDEDPLSKAFMVLGFKPLAVTLKRDNDVGFAKTEFYDDLGNGLYLDTDLDEYDKRITVILEDCMVPDYQSIMKKECTHGNLKGALVLADEMIRWGQDLSLSMIFDLLKGLSVSCLHTKEITRIVDKKLHLVNQLDQETLNFLAQAYGKKGLTYNTRIVVNGMIERHIKLNSETHTALIKGFCKKGNLRELNAWWNFAQNDGWLPGPEDCKDLIDCLLRKEMLREAMQLLESILISYPDLRSDMCHLILDKLSVTGCTEMASMLLDELEQRGSILDQMAYNNLIRGLCTEKNFRVAFTVLDSMLAKNLVPCLDVTVQLIPQLCRADRFGKAAYLREIGLREESSSSLSLDRALIEGCCISGKVTEATTQVQNLLLKGIHPDAEIYNFLVQGHCKVNDLKKVWELLSVMTRKSSNISLSSYRKLVHLMCLEGRVLHAWKLKDLMIGQCDLHDLSIYNILIFHIFPTGNTLLVKKLVENLQDSKLLLNEVTYNFLVNGFCRCKELPSAVNHLYTMISKDFRPSNRNLRNVITGLCDIGEIEKALELNRQMELRSWIHDSMIQNVISEGLLSCGRLQEAVKFLDRMVEKCLIPENVNYNNLIKLFCSYGRPIKAVGLLNIMLKKGNVPDSTSYDSIISSFCALDNLEQAMDFHAEMMDRKLNPSIETWDLLIHNFCRDGKTAEAERLLKSMVCSGETVTRKIYLSVISSYRSENNLEKVLELMQAMQQGGYEPDFETHWSLIRNLRLCSDKVNANSSKGFLSKLLSASGFSRQK from the coding sequence ATGAAACGAAGCACCACTACCATAGCTCTATACAATGAGATTCTTCAAGCTTTGTCTACCTGTTCACCCCACAAGTCTCACATCAAACAGGTTGGTTCTCTTTACTCTCTGTTCTCACTCTTCtcaaccaccaccaccgcaGTTTCGTCACCATCATCTTTAACAGCACAAATTAACAACACCCAAGTAGATTTATCTTCTAATTGTTTCATTGGTATAGCCCAATCTGTCATTTTGAGATGTCCCCAATATTTTGACAAGAGTAAAGGCAAAGACTTTGCCAATGCTTCTCTAAAAGATCTTCTTTTGGAGATTTCTGATTTAGTGCCTGAACAGACTCGTAGGCTTAGGCGGGTTTCGGAGCCGAAACCCGAAGATATGCTTGAATTATTACTGGGTTTCCAATTGCAGTGTGGGGAAGTTGGGTTTGATGCTAGAAAGGTTGAGTCTTTGTGGGGAGTTTTCAAGTGGGTTAGTGAAAATGTTAAGGGTTTTAAGCATAAACCTCAGTCATGTGAGGTCATGGCTTCAATGCTTGTTAGGGTGGGATTGCTTAGAGAAGTTGAGTTCTTGCTTTCCACAGTGGAAAGTGAAGGAGGTTTGTTATGTTGTCAAGAAATATACAGTGATTTGATTGAAGGGTATATTGTTGTTGGTGAGTTAGATAGGGCTATGGCGGTGTATGATCGAATTACGGGGCGTGTAGTGCCATCATTGCAGTGTTGTGGTGTTCTACTTGATCAATTGGTGGGAATGAGGAAGACCCAGTTGGCATTTCGAGTTTGTAGTGACATGGTAGAAATGGGTTTTGATTTGAGAGATGTGAAGAAGGTCACATTTGAGGGTGTCATTAGATTGCTCTGCAGGGATGGAAAGATTCAGGAGGCAAGAGATTTTGTCAAGAAGGCTTTGGCTTTCAGACTCAAGCCTAACAATTTGGTCTTAAATGAAGTTGCTTATGGATATTGTGAGAAGAAggactttgatgatttgatgagCTTCTATGCTGAGATTAAGTGTGCCCCAGAAGTTGTGGCTGGGAATAGGATTATGAATTCTCTTTGTAGCAATTTTGGGACAAGAAGGGCTGAACCATATTTGCGAGAATTAGAACTTTTAGGCTTTAATCCTGATGAAGTAACCTTTGGTATCATGATTGGCTGGAGCTGTCGTGAAAGAAAACTGAAAGGTGCCTTGGTTTACCTATCAGAAATGTTGGGAAGACACCTGAATCCCCATATATGCACATATAATGCTCTTATCAGCGGGGTCTTTATGGAGGGTTTGTGGAAGCATGCTGGGAAAATCCTTGATGAGATGGCAGACAAGGGCACTGCACCTGATTTGATGACTTTCAGGATTCTGTTAGCAGGTTATTGTAAggttagacagtttgatgaaGCCAAAATGATAGTTCTTGATATGGCAAGCCATGGACTGATTCAGAACTCTTCAGATGAGGATCCACTATCCAAAGCATTTATGGTTCTGGGTTTCAAGCCATTAGCTGTGACGTTAAAGAGAGATAATGATGTGGGATTCGCTAAAACGGAGTTTTATGATGATCTTGGGAATGGACTTTATTTGGATACAGACCTGGATGAGTATGATAAAAGAATCACTGTGATCCTAGAAGATTGCATGGTACCGGATTATCAATCTATTATGAAGAAAGAATGCACTCATGGAAATTTGAAGGGGGCATTGGTTTTGGCAGATGAAATGATCCGGTGGGGACAAGATTTGTCATTGTCTATGATCTTCGACTTACTGAAAGGTCTTTCTGTATCCTGTTTGCATACCAAGGAAATCACCCGCATTGTAGATAAAAAGCTTCACTTGGTAAATCAGCTAGACCAAGAAACTCTGAATTTTCTTGCTCAAGCATATGGAAAGAAAGGATTGACATATAATACAAGGATAGTAGTGAATGGAATGATAGAAAGACATATAAAACTCAACAGCGAGACTCACACTGCTTTAATAAAAGGTTTTTGTAAGAAAGGAAACTTGAGGGAGCTTAATGCTTGGTGGAACTTTGCTCAAAATGACGGATGGTTACCTGGACCAGAAGATTGTAAAGACTTGATAGATTGTCTTCTCCGTAAAGAAATGCTAAGAGAAGCAATGCAGCTTCTTGAAAGCATTCTGATATCCTACCCAGACTTAAGGTCAGATATGTGTCATCTGATCCTAGACAAGCTTTCAGTTACAGGTTGTACAGAAATGGCAAGCATGTTGTTAGACGAACTTGAACAGCGTGGCAGCATCCTGGATCAGATGGCTTATAACAATCTTATAAGAGGATTGTGCACGGAGAAGAATTTTCGTGTAGCCTTTACAGTGCTGGACAGTATGCTGGCTAAAAATTTGGTGCCATGTTTGGATGTTACTGTCCAATTGATTCCACAGTTGTGCAGGGCGGATAGATTTGGAAAGGCAGCATACCTGAGAGAGATTGGTCTAAGAGAAGAATCATCGTCTTCACTTTCTCTAGATCGAGCATTAATAGAAGGCTGTTGTATTTCAGGGAAAGTTACAGAAGCAACCACGCAAGTACAGAATCTGCTGTTAAAGGGGATACATCCTGATGctgaaatttataattttctagTTCAGGGTCATTGCAAGGTCAATGACTTAAAGAAAGTTTGGGAGCTGCTTTCTGTAATGACAAGAAAGAGCTCCAACATTTCGCTCTCAAGTTACCGCAAGTTGGTGCATTTGATGTGTCTGGAAGGTAGGGTTCTTCATGCATGGAAACTGAAGGATCTTATGATTGGACAATGTGATCTTCACGATCTCAGCATCTACAATATTCTGATATTCCATATTTTCCCAACAGGAAATACTTTGCTTGTCAAGAAGCTTGTAGAGAATTTGCAAGATTCGAAATTGCTACTTAATGAAGTAACCTACAACTTCCTTGTAAATGGATTTTGTCGATGTAAAGAATTGCCGAGTGCTGTGAACCATCTGTACACTATGATCTCTAAGGATTTCAGACCAAGCAACCGCAACTTGAGAAACGTTATAACCGGCCTGTGTGATATTGGGGAGATTGAGAAAGCCTTGGAATTGAATCGACAAATGGAATTGAGAAGCTGGATTCATGATTCAATGATTCAAAATGTGATTTCTGAGGGCCTTCTTTCTTGTGGTAGGCTTCAAGAAGCTGTAAAATTTCTGGATAGGATGGTAGAGAAATGTCTCATTCCAGAAAATGTCAACTATAATAATCTAATCAAACTGTTTTGCTCGTATGGAAGACCGATCAAGGCAGTTGGTCTTCTAAATATAATGCTGAAGAAAGGGAATGTTCCAGATTCTACCAGTTATGATTCCATCATCAGCTCTTTCTGTGCCCTTGATAATCTGGAGCAAGCCATGGATTTTCATGCTGAGATGATGGATAGAAAGCTTAACCCAAGCATCGAGACTTGGGATCTTCTAATCCATAACTTTTGCCGAGATGGAAAAACTGCAGAGGCAGAAAGGCTTTTGAAGTCTATGGTTTGTTCAGGTGAAACAGTGACCAGGAAGATATATTTGTCTGTAATTAGTAGTTATCGCTCAGAGAATAATCTTGAAAAGGTCTTGGAGCTCATGCAAGCAATGCAACAGGGTGGGTATGAGCCAGACTTTGAGACGCATTGGTCTCTCATAAGGAACCTAAGACTTTGTAGTGACAAGGTTAATGCAAACAGCAGCAAGGGTTTCTTGTCAAAGCTTCTCTCTGCAAGTGGATTTTCTAGGCAAAAGTAA
- the LOC126796677 gene encoding KH domain-containing protein HEN4, whose translation MAGQRNSYGKRSHSQSDYSDNGGGKRRHPGEEREQFIIDAEDTVYRYLCPVKKIGSIIGRGGEIVKQLRVDTKSKIRIGETVPGADERVVTIYSASDETNGFEDSGNFVAPAQDALFRVHDRVIAEDTHADEEMDATHHVTARLLVPSDQIGCIIGKGGQIVQTIRSETGAQIRILKDDHLPACALNSDELVQVSGEAPLVKKALFQIASRLHDNPSRSQNLLTSSVPMYASGGSLMGPNGGGPIVGLAPLMGPYGGGYKGDVGDWSRSLYSAPRDEGSSKEFSLRMICPTANIGGVIGKGGVIINQIRQESGAAIKVDSSQSEGDDCLITVTAKEYFEDQYSSVVEAAVRLQPRCSDKVERDSGILSFTTRILVPTSRIGCLIGKGGSIVTEMRRLTKANIRILSKENLPKIAAEDDEMVQISGDLDIAKEALIHVVTRLRANLFDREGAVSAFLPTVLPYLPVGGDAADGSNYDSRDGKRHGRYGGYGGSSDFAASDSYGSYGGSQVGGSGSPYGAYGAYSSGRTGSSGLSSQNPGSRRRNYGY comes from the exons ATGGCTGGCCAGAGGAATAGTTACGGCAAACGTTCCCATTCACAGTCCGATTACTCCGACAACGGCGGAGGAAAGAGAAGACACCCCGGCGAGGAGAGGGAGCAGTTCATCATCGACGCCGAGGACACAGTCTACCGCTACCTCTGCCCGGTGAAGAAAATCGGCAGCATAATCGGGAGAGGCGGCGAGATCGTGAAGCAGCTCAGGGTCGACACCAAGTCCAAGATTCGGATCGGCGAAACGGTTCCCGGCGCCGACGAGAGAGTCGTGACTATCTACAGCGCCAGCGACGAGACCAATGGCTTTGAGGACAGTGGAAACTTCGTGGCGCCGGCGCAGGATGCTCTGTTTCGGGTTCATGATCGGGTTATTGCTGAGGATACTCATGCCGATGAGGAGATGGATGCGACTCATCATGTTACGGCGAGGCTGCTGGTGCCGTCGGATCAGATTGGTTGCATAATTGGGAAAGGAGGGCAGATAGTTCAGACTATTCGGAGCGAAACCGGAGCGCAAATTCGGATACTTAAGGATGATCACTTGCCTGCTTGTGCATTGAACTCCGATGAACTGGTGCAG GTATCTGGGGAAGCTCCACTTGTTAAGAAGGCGCTTTTCCAAATTGCATCTCGCCTTCATGATAATCCATCTCGGTCTCAGAATTTGCTTACGTCTTCGGTGCCTATGTACGCTTCTGGTGGTTCTCTCATGGGTCCAAATGGTGGTGGGCCTATAGTTGGGCTAGCGCCGCTGATGGGTCCGTATGGAGGAGGTTATAAAGGTGATGTTGGAGACTGGTCACGCTCCTTGTACTCGGCTCCTAGAGATGAAGGTTCTTCAAAAGAATTCTCTCTTCGCATGATTTGTCCCACTGCCAATATTGGAGGTGTGATTGGGAAGGGTGGTGTCATCATTAATCAAATCAGACAGGAATCTGGGGCTGCTATAAAAGTTGATAGTTCACAATCTGAAGGCGATGATTGCTTAATAACTGTTACTGCAAAAGAG TATTTCGAAGATCAATACTCGTCGGTTGTGGAAGCAGCAGTGCGTTTGCAACCCAGGTGCAGTGACAAAGTTGAAAGGGATTCAGGAATCCTCTCATTTACAACTCGCATACTTGTTCCAACCTCAAGAATTGGCTGCCTTATTGGTAAAGGAGGATCTATTGTTACTGAGATGAGGAGACTAACTAAAGCTAATATTCGCATACTTTCCAAAGAAAATCTTCCCAAAATAGCAGCCGAAGATGATGAAATGGTGCAG ATTTCTGGAGACCTTGATATTGCTAAGGAAGCTCTTATACATGTTGTGACACGATTGAGGGCAAACCTTTTTGATAGGGAAGGTGCAGTGTCTGCATTCCTTCCAACAGTTCTGCCATATCTTCCTGTGGGAGGAGATGCGGCAGATGGTTCAAATTATGACAGTAGAGATGGAAAAAGACATGGACGTTATGGTGGTTATGGTGgctcaagtgattttgcaGCTAGTGACAGTTACGGAAGTTATGGTGGTTCGCAG GTTGGCGGCAGTGGCAGCCCATATGGAGCTTATGGAGCTTATTCTTCTGGGCGTACTGGTAGTTCTGG GTTATCTAGCCAGAACCCTGGTTCTCGGCGGAGAAACTATGGTTACTAG